Proteins from one Paenibacillus amylolyticus genomic window:
- a CDS encoding TetR/AcrR family transcriptional regulator, whose product MSASHLTKHALAHSLKSLMEHTPLNKITVKHLVDHCGVNRQTFYYHFQDIYALLGWIYQTEAVESLTEYRSYSTWTDGFYKIFCYIENNKSFCCNTLDSLGRTHLDTYLYEVTHDLIMGVIDELACGIRVRSEDKEFVANFYTLAFTGLIIQWMRGDMQEPPKQIIEQLSELIEGNVLRALHRYENKLPSD is encoded by the coding sequence GTGTCTGCTTCTCACCTAACCAAACATGCGCTGGCTCACTCGCTTAAATCACTGATGGAGCATACTCCATTGAACAAGATTACGGTCAAACATCTGGTTGATCATTGCGGTGTGAATCGGCAAACCTTTTATTATCATTTTCAGGATATTTACGCGCTGCTTGGATGGATCTATCAGACTGAAGCGGTGGAGAGTCTTACGGAGTACCGAAGCTACAGCACATGGACGGACGGGTTCTATAAAATCTTTTGTTACATCGAGAACAACAAATCATTCTGCTGCAATACACTCGACTCGCTCGGGCGAACCCACTTGGATACATACCTCTATGAAGTAACCCATGATCTGATTATGGGTGTGATTGATGAGCTGGCCTGTGGGATAAGGGTCCGCAGTGAGGACAAAGAGTTCGTCGCCAACTTCTATACCCTGGCCTTCACGGGGCTGATCATTCAGTGGATGAGGGGCGATATGCAAGAACCGCCTAAACAGATTATTGAGCAGCTCAGTGAGCTGATTGAAGGCAATGTTCTGAGGGCATTGCATAGGTATGAGAATAAGCTGCCATCCGATTAG
- a CDS encoding dipeptidase, translating into MKEQIYFEQNREKHLAELNEWLSIPSISAISEHKEDVNRAAQWAADALTRAGMENVEIIQTAGHPIVYADHLHAPGKPTALIYGHYDVQPVDPLNLWDTPPFEPTVRDGKLFARGATDDKGQIFLHIKAVEAILAENKELPVNVKFCIEGEEEISSPNLPIYLNDNTDKLRADMVLISDTSLLEKGKPAISTGLRGLCSLHVDLNTANTDLHSGSFGGGVPNALHALVSLLASLHDEQGRVSVDGFYDGVLPLSPEMREEFVKQGFNEEQLRQDLGLEQLYGEEGYSFVERVGARPTLELNGVWGGFQGEGTKTVIPKEAHAKITCRLVADQDPQHVLDRIEAHLRAHVQPGATLQVKQIEKAFAFNTDPSNPILQKAADAYEHVYGVRALFTKDGGSIPIVEKLSRVLEIPAVMMGFGLPDENLHAPNEHFNLENFDKGLLTIVRFLKSL; encoded by the coding sequence ATGAAAGAACAGATTTATTTTGAACAAAATAGAGAGAAACACCTGGCAGAATTGAATGAATGGTTGTCCATTCCGAGTATCTCCGCCATTTCAGAGCATAAAGAGGATGTTAATCGTGCAGCACAATGGGCAGCAGATGCGCTCACACGTGCAGGCATGGAAAACGTAGAGATCATTCAAACGGCTGGACATCCGATTGTCTATGCAGATCACCTGCATGCCCCCGGCAAACCGACAGCTCTGATCTACGGTCACTATGATGTACAACCTGTAGATCCCCTTAACCTGTGGGATACGCCTCCTTTCGAACCGACTGTTCGTGATGGCAAGCTGTTCGCTCGTGGTGCAACGGATGACAAAGGACAGATTTTCCTACATATCAAGGCAGTAGAAGCCATTCTCGCCGAAAACAAAGAACTGCCGGTTAACGTCAAGTTCTGCATCGAAGGCGAAGAGGAAATCTCCAGCCCGAACCTGCCTATCTATCTGAATGACAATACGGACAAGCTGCGTGCAGACATGGTGCTGATCTCGGATACATCCCTGCTCGAAAAAGGAAAACCGGCGATCTCCACTGGCCTGCGTGGCCTCTGCTCGCTTCACGTGGATCTGAACACAGCCAATACCGACCTGCACTCCGGTTCATTTGGTGGCGGTGTACCGAACGCACTGCACGCACTCGTATCCCTGCTCGCTTCGTTGCATGATGAGCAAGGCCGTGTAAGTGTAGATGGCTTCTACGATGGCGTTCTGCCACTGTCTCCTGAGATGAGAGAAGAATTTGTGAAACAGGGCTTCAATGAAGAACAGCTTCGTCAAGACCTCGGACTGGAGCAATTGTACGGCGAAGAAGGATACTCGTTCGTGGAGCGTGTAGGCGCTCGTCCAACATTGGAACTGAACGGTGTATGGGGTGGTTTCCAGGGTGAAGGCACCAAAACGGTTATTCCGAAGGAAGCTCATGCCAAAATTACCTGCCGCCTCGTGGCGGATCAGGATCCACAACATGTATTGGATCGTATTGAAGCACATCTTCGTGCTCACGTTCAACCGGGTGCAACGCTGCAAGTGAAACAGATTGAGAAAGCTTTTGCTTTCAACACGGATCCTTCCAATCCCATTCTGCAAAAAGCGGCAGATGCGTACGAGCATGTGTATGGCGTTCGTGCCCTCTTTACCAAAGATGGCGGCTCCATTCCGATTGTGGAGAAGCTCTCACGTGTACTCGAAATCCCTGCTGTCATGATGGGCTTTGGCTTGCCGGATGAGAATCTGCATGCTCCAAATGAGCATTTCAACCTGGAGAATTTTGATAAAGGGTTGTTGACGATTGTTCGGTTTTTGAAAAGTTTGTAA
- a CDS encoding cache domain-containing protein, with product MEPTKSERLFGRFKRLSDVKSGRHKGRFYRNSLMLILLIASIPGLITGIVMYQQVVGRMETEFNRMHQNQIENRARNVDDQLAYLEMNLSHWAFEPRFGNALRTLDFVYYFNETQEIVTTLYVLQGSHPLIKSAQLYLQEPKPILFNRDYTELNDEAKVQAYDRYLSMGNHVYWTDWVSSVNNHSAPSTTDSLLHTDAGNVLVLVHKIPGESINPFGALIITLDNEKVASLLKTLTPYDEGLTFLMDQEGNTLVTGNPGTTGETSAFEQQLKEEVALHAGNRSFLFRYEDQTYSVSYGSLSRIDSDWTYVSAAPLTSVTSPVKLVSKIIVIASAGSLILGLLLSWFASRRIYSPVARMLHLLTPGRNETISTDAKLDEFELLEQQWNELTSRSVTAHRQLQEQLPHLRDSFVLQLVQGHLYAYNEQDLQQRMRHLGFELEGQQYLLVQMYFTGTSSCKADLEARTRD from the coding sequence ATGGAACCGACGAAGAGCGAACGATTATTTGGCAGATTCAAGCGGTTATCCGATGTAAAATCGGGAAGGCATAAAGGACGATTTTATCGAAACAGTCTGATGCTTATTTTACTCATTGCCAGCATTCCCGGGCTCATCACAGGCATCGTCATGTATCAACAGGTGGTTGGACGGATGGAGACCGAGTTCAATCGGATGCATCAGAATCAGATCGAGAACCGGGCACGCAATGTGGATGATCAACTGGCTTATCTGGAGATGAACTTATCCCATTGGGCTTTTGAACCGAGGTTTGGCAATGCTTTGCGGACGCTGGATTTTGTGTATTATTTCAATGAAACGCAGGAGATTGTGACTACATTATATGTATTGCAAGGTTCCCACCCGCTCATCAAGTCAGCACAGCTGTATTTGCAGGAACCGAAGCCGATCCTGTTTAATCGGGATTATACCGAATTAAACGATGAAGCCAAAGTGCAAGCGTATGATCGTTATCTCTCCATGGGCAACCACGTGTACTGGACAGACTGGGTTTCCAGCGTCAACAATCATAGCGCACCTTCGACCACCGATAGTCTCCTGCATACGGATGCAGGCAATGTACTGGTTCTTGTACATAAGATTCCTGGGGAGAGCATAAATCCATTTGGTGCACTGATTATTACGTTGGATAACGAGAAGGTCGCCAGTTTATTGAAAACGCTTACTCCGTATGACGAGGGTTTAACGTTTCTGATGGATCAGGAAGGGAACACACTGGTTACCGGGAATCCGGGAACAACGGGAGAGACTTCCGCTTTTGAGCAGCAGCTAAAAGAAGAAGTGGCCCTGCATGCGGGCAACCGCTCCTTTCTGTTCCGATATGAGGATCAGACCTATTCTGTCTCGTACGGCTCATTGAGCCGGATCGATTCGGACTGGACTTACGTCTCCGCAGCACCTTTGACCTCCGTCACTTCGCCAGTCAAGCTGGTATCCAAAATCATCGTCATTGCGAGCGCAGGCAGTCTCATTCTGGGATTATTGTTGTCCTGGTTTGCTTCCCGCCGCATCTATTCGCCTGTAGCACGAATGCTGCATTTGCTTACGCCTGGCCGAAACGAAACAATATCAACTGATGCAAAGCTGGACGAGTTTGAGTTGCTGGAGCAACAGTGGAACGAATTGACCTCCCGCAGTGTAACGGCACATCGCCAGTTGCAGGAGCAGCTTCCCCATCTGCGCGACAGCTTTGTATTACAGCTTGTACAGGGGCATCTTTACGCCTATAACGAGCAGGATCTTCAGCAGCGGATGCGTCATCTCGGATTTGAGCTGGAGGGCCAGCAGTATTTGCTGGTGCAGATGTATTTTACGGGTACGAGCAGCTGCAAGGCAGATTTGGAAGCCAGGACACGGGATTAG
- a CDS encoding helix-turn-helix transcriptional regulator has protein sequence MNITQEVAKNYFKQISVMNFHDLSSAMLVIAPQDESVKSQAMLWGQELVEVIGRTLKMKVTLMVSRPAASLQELPGRFVEMEQAVAYRSVEEGSQILDLEDEECFRRNEAASYPLGLERELLQVIRLGKQAEAERVLDQFMSEITRTGSTEFQVQQMMLQLLGSIQHMMLQTGVTPYKLFGGCNMYERLSGIREPAQMRSWMMNEVFLPYIQEIEIRSQEPLKQVVERTMLYIDTHYRSDISLENCADAEQMTPYALSKAFKQVSGINFIDYLTRVRMEAAKQLLRETTMKINDVAVAVGYQHSYFNRIFKKQEGVTPSQYREQWFGQ, from the coding sequence GTGAATATCACGCAGGAAGTGGCCAAGAATTATTTTAAACAGATCAGTGTCATGAACTTTCACGACCTGTCTTCCGCAATGCTTGTGATCGCTCCTCAGGACGAATCTGTGAAGTCACAAGCGATGTTATGGGGACAGGAGCTAGTGGAGGTCATAGGACGAACACTCAAAATGAAGGTGACTTTGATGGTCAGCCGCCCAGCAGCTTCACTTCAGGAACTGCCGGGACGATTCGTCGAGATGGAACAGGCGGTGGCTTATCGCAGTGTGGAGGAAGGAAGTCAGATTCTCGATCTGGAGGATGAAGAGTGTTTCCGCAGAAACGAGGCAGCTTCCTATCCGCTTGGGCTGGAACGCGAGCTGTTGCAGGTAATCAGGCTGGGCAAGCAAGCCGAAGCCGAACGTGTGCTGGACCAATTCATGAGTGAGATTACACGAACGGGAAGTACCGAATTCCAGGTGCAGCAGATGATGCTCCAATTACTCGGCAGTATTCAGCACATGATGCTGCAAACGGGGGTCACACCTTATAAGCTGTTTGGTGGTTGCAACATGTATGAGCGACTATCCGGTATTCGTGAACCTGCACAGATGAGATCGTGGATGATGAATGAGGTATTCTTACCGTATATACAAGAGATCGAGATAAGATCCCAGGAACCGCTGAAACAGGTAGTGGAACGAACAATGTTGTATATCGATACACATTATCGCAGCGATATTTCGCTGGAAAACTGCGCTGACGCGGAGCAGATGACACCTTATGCACTGAGCAAGGCATTCAAACAGGTATCTGGCATTAATTTTATTGATTATCTGACACGTGTGAGAATGGAGGCGGCGAAGCAATTGTTACGGGAGACAACGATGAAAATCAATGATGTTGCCGTGGCTGTAGGATATCAGCATAGTTATTTTAATCGGATTTTCAAGAAACAGGAGGGAGTTACCCCGAGTCAATATCGCGAGCAATGGTTCGGACAATAA
- a CDS encoding carbohydrate ABC transporter permease, with translation MNSRLYNSPAGKVFDIFNYVMLGILGILTVLPFLYIIGNSFATEAEITARHFFLIPKVFSFSAYEYIFSSSTIFRSIGVSIFITVAGTLVNLFFTLTMAYPLSRSDFWGRNVLMNMVIFSMLFGGGMIPTYLVIRGLGLLDSYWALMLPGAISAFNLIVVKNFFQQMPPGLEEAARIDGCSDLGVLWRIVLPLSKPVIATFALFYAVGHWNNFFSALLYISDSDKWPLQVMLRQIVLLSQASVGDMANMDPNFVQPPEQSIKMAVIVVGTIPILLVYPFLQKHFAKGVMLGSIKG, from the coding sequence ATGAACAGCCGTCTATACAACAGCCCTGCCGGCAAGGTGTTTGATATCTTCAATTACGTCATGCTGGGGATTCTGGGCATATTAACCGTCCTTCCTTTCCTGTATATTATAGGGAATTCTTTCGCAACGGAAGCCGAGATCACCGCACGCCATTTTTTCCTCATTCCGAAGGTGTTTTCGTTCAGCGCATATGAGTATATTTTCTCCTCATCCACGATCTTTCGCAGCATTGGTGTTTCCATTTTCATCACGGTGGCTGGTACGCTGGTCAATCTGTTCTTCACCCTAACGATGGCCTACCCCCTATCCAGAAGTGATTTCTGGGGGCGTAATGTCCTGATGAACATGGTGATTTTTTCGATGTTATTCGGTGGTGGCATGATCCCAACGTATCTCGTCATTCGTGGACTGGGACTGCTTGATTCCTACTGGGCCCTTATGCTTCCTGGCGCGATCAGCGCTTTTAACTTAATTGTGGTCAAAAACTTTTTTCAGCAAATGCCGCCCGGGCTGGAGGAAGCGGCCCGCATCGACGGCTGTTCGGATCTCGGGGTGCTGTGGCGAATCGTTCTGCCTTTATCGAAGCCGGTCATTGCCACGTTTGCCTTATTCTACGCCGTAGGCCATTGGAACAACTTTTTCTCGGCATTGTTGTACATTTCCGACAGTGACAAATGGCCACTGCAAGTCATGCTGAGACAGATCGTGTTGCTCTCGCAAGCGAGTGTCGGAGATATGGCGAACATGGACCCCAATTTTGTACAGCCACCAGAGCAGTCAATCAAAATGGCGGTCATCGTTGTCGGTACCATTCCAATTTTGCTGGTGTATCCGTTTTTGCAGAAGCATTTTGCCAAAGGTGTCATGTTAGGTTCAATCAAAGGCTAA
- a CDS encoding glycosyl hydrolase, whose translation MWNGDAFRNPEAQYRVHPFWFWNGDMEEEQMKRQVAEMAAQGVGGFFICPRQGLQIPYLSEAWFDKVRIAVEAAAAHGMQVWLYDEYPYPSGMAGGEVTLDFPEAKQRQLVHHSLLVQGGEAVNLELPWGRVLVAQAIPKDAQGKRLWHESIDLRSKIGNIQTDQVYQETGLTSYNRKRFFTYRTAFRLLWEVPEGDWELIIFQEMEINDFKYYGNFVDPCHKEAMSRFIELTHERYKSAVGDQFKSVIQGIFSDEIAPLGRIPWSPQLPRYFSERCGYSLIDSLLALLYGDVPNAHRVRYDYYQSLHLLLRESYHKQVHDWCEEAGIQYAAEVPGVRMTTQLYSHMPGGDSAHEKIGRSLSWILERYGQKLRDNPKMVSSLARQLGRSRNLIECFHSVGWSMTLQDAKWMIDRMAAMGTNFYNFHAFFYTIGGLAKHDAPPSQFLQNPYWKHFRQLGDYTGRLSYLMSTGAADIRIAVLDPTTTFWYLMGNPLHGFEYSGEDEAERVQLNRLRKDWMRITTHLLENRRDYDHLDPELLAEADLKDGILQIGVARYDVLILPPMLNLEAAAWAQVKRFVQQGGTVISVGMPPHIAIEPGSPEGDEAAQFFGAGQQPQEVYWGRNVGTGHDNRETMWHQGEGNAYFLPAGTGQGDDFSLELISLLLDQVLPEPICWIMEEESASLLMHTRQLSAGEHMVFLTNQEGQELRGQLKMVARQLWDGAELAEGACLVAERLDLETGQLQALPYTSSGGEWCISLTLAPYEAHAVRLTLQPVKVEKGPTKVDVADQTGSTFGADVTVGAEQARRIRVSSEGPWRLEAVQSNILRMGQFHLQASNANGVILESENVAVKPFIDQAAELSEQQHLPVQFNQVFGTPKKASIAYPIECRYTTTFELRTALPACLLFMDSAAISGIWSMEINGHPLEKEQFDPIEITDHHNIACDITELLHSGLNEVTVIVQVTKDEDGIVDPLYLQGRFGVEFHHEGIASLVRESDTALRIGPEPQPLYPHFAGEMSYKRTFWLDEPGEDGASFELEFSDWRVQDVTEVRVNGQSLGVRCWSPYRWKGDTSWLRPGDNDIEIRITSTLIGLLEGTYFDSEHHRLQDAGHVPAKAFK comes from the coding sequence ATGTGGAACGGGGATGCATTTCGTAATCCCGAGGCGCAGTACCGGGTTCATCCCTTTTGGTTCTGGAACGGGGATATGGAAGAAGAGCAGATGAAGCGGCAGGTGGCTGAGATGGCCGCGCAAGGAGTAGGTGGATTCTTTATCTGTCCACGTCAGGGACTTCAAATTCCCTATCTGTCTGAAGCGTGGTTTGATAAGGTACGGATTGCAGTGGAGGCAGCAGCGGCTCACGGCATGCAGGTATGGTTATATGACGAGTACCCTTATCCCAGTGGAATGGCTGGCGGGGAAGTGACTCTTGATTTTCCTGAAGCAAAGCAGCGTCAGCTTGTGCATCATTCGCTCTTGGTTCAAGGTGGAGAAGCTGTGAATCTGGAGCTGCCATGGGGGCGAGTATTGGTTGCCCAGGCCATTCCCAAGGATGCACAGGGTAAACGGTTGTGGCATGAGTCCATTGATCTGCGCAGCAAAATCGGCAATATCCAGACAGATCAGGTCTATCAGGAGACCGGTCTGACATCGTATAATCGCAAGCGGTTTTTTACCTACCGAACCGCATTTCGCTTGTTGTGGGAAGTTCCCGAGGGTGATTGGGAGCTGATTATATTTCAAGAAATGGAGATCAATGATTTCAAATATTACGGCAACTTTGTTGATCCGTGCCATAAGGAAGCGATGAGCCGATTCATTGAACTGACACATGAGCGTTATAAGTCAGCGGTTGGAGATCAATTTAAAAGTGTGATCCAAGGCATCTTCTCGGATGAGATTGCACCACTAGGCCGTATCCCTTGGTCACCACAGCTTCCCCGTTATTTCAGCGAGCGTTGTGGTTATAGTCTGATCGATTCGCTACTGGCCTTGCTATATGGCGATGTTCCGAACGCGCATCGGGTTCGGTATGACTACTACCAGTCTTTGCACCTGCTTCTCAGGGAGTCCTATCACAAACAGGTGCATGACTGGTGTGAGGAAGCAGGAATCCAGTATGCGGCTGAAGTGCCTGGCGTACGGATGACCACCCAGTTGTACAGCCACATGCCAGGTGGTGATTCGGCGCATGAAAAAATAGGACGGTCCTTATCGTGGATTCTGGAACGTTACGGACAAAAGTTGCGTGACAATCCCAAGATGGTCAGTTCGCTTGCCAGACAACTGGGCCGAAGTCGCAATCTGATTGAATGTTTTCATAGTGTAGGCTGGTCCATGACGTTACAGGATGCCAAGTGGATGATTGACCGTATGGCCGCCATGGGCACCAATTTCTATAACTTTCACGCCTTTTTCTATACGATCGGTGGGCTTGCGAAGCATGATGCACCGCCATCTCAATTTTTGCAGAATCCCTACTGGAAGCATTTCCGGCAGTTGGGGGATTACACCGGACGATTGAGTTATCTCATGAGCACCGGAGCAGCAGATATTCGTATTGCGGTACTTGATCCAACGACAACATTCTGGTATCTGATGGGGAATCCGCTGCATGGATTTGAGTATAGCGGCGAAGATGAAGCAGAACGGGTACAACTGAATCGCCTGAGGAAGGACTGGATGCGGATCACGACCCATCTGCTCGAAAATAGACGTGATTATGATCATCTTGATCCCGAATTGTTGGCTGAAGCTGATCTAAAGGATGGCATCCTTCAGATCGGCGTTGCCCGTTATGACGTATTGATTCTGCCACCGATGCTGAATCTGGAGGCCGCAGCCTGGGCACAGGTAAAGCGATTCGTTCAGCAGGGAGGAACGGTCATCTCTGTTGGAATGCCTCCGCATATCGCGATTGAGCCGGGAAGTCCGGAGGGAGATGAAGCTGCCCAGTTCTTTGGAGCGGGCCAACAGCCGCAAGAGGTGTACTGGGGCCGTAACGTTGGCACCGGTCATGATAACCGTGAAACCATGTGGCATCAGGGTGAGGGCAATGCCTATTTCTTACCCGCAGGAACGGGGCAAGGAGATGACTTTTCACTGGAGTTAATCTCCCTTCTGCTCGACCAGGTATTGCCGGAACCCATCTGCTGGATCATGGAGGAAGAAAGTGCATCGCTGCTGATGCACACCCGTCAATTGTCGGCTGGAGAGCATATGGTTTTCTTGACCAATCAGGAGGGGCAGGAGTTGAGAGGGCAATTGAAGATGGTCGCCAGACAGCTGTGGGATGGAGCGGAACTGGCAGAGGGTGCTTGTCTCGTGGCAGAACGACTTGATCTGGAGACAGGACAGCTTCAGGCATTGCCGTATACGAGCAGTGGCGGGGAATGGTGCATTTCACTAACGCTGGCGCCTTACGAAGCGCATGCTGTACGCCTTACTTTACAACCAGTGAAGGTAGAGAAGGGACCAACGAAGGTGGATGTGGCAGACCAAACGGGTTCGACGTTCGGAGCAGATGTAACGGTAGGAGCTGAGCAAGCCCGTAGAATCAGAGTTTCTTCCGAAGGTCCATGGAGACTGGAGGCGGTGCAGTCCAATATCTTGCGAATGGGCCAATTCCATCTTCAGGCGTCCAATGCTAATGGTGTGATTTTGGAAAGCGAGAATGTAGCTGTGAAACCGTTTATTGATCAGGCGGCAGAATTATCAGAGCAGCAGCATCTGCCAGTTCAGTTTAACCAGGTATTTGGCACACCGAAAAAAGCATCTATTGCTTACCCGATCGAGTGTCGATATACGACCACATTTGAGCTAAGAACGGCATTGCCTGCATGCCTGTTATTCATGGACAGCGCAGCGATTTCCGGCATTTGGTCGATGGAGATTAATGGGCACCCGCTTGAAAAAGAACAATTCGATCCAATTGAAATAACCGACCACCATAATATCGCTTGTGATATCACGGAGTTGCTGCACAGCGGTCTCAACGAAGTGACAGTGATTGTACAGGTGACGAAAGATGAGGATGGTATCGTTGATCCCTTGTATCTACAGGGAAGATTTGGCGTGGAGTTCCATCATGAAGGCATCGCTTCGCTCGTGCGGGAGTCGGATACAGCACTTCGCATCGGACCTGAACCTCAGCCGTTGTATCCTCATTTTGCCGGGGAGATGAGTTATAAACGCACGTTCTGGCTGGATGAGCCTGGGGAGGATGGTGCTTCGTTTGAACTGGAATTCAGCGATTGGCGGGTGCAGGATGTAACGGAAGTGCGGGTGAACGGACAGAGTCTGGGTGTACGATGCTGGTCTCCGTATCGCTGGAAGGGAGATACCTCATGGTTGCGTCCGGGAGACAATGACATTGAGATTCGGATTACCAGTACGCTAATTGGTCTGCTGGAAGGCACGTATTTTGATTCAGAACATCATCGATTACAGGATGCAGGTCATGTACCTGCGAAAGCATTCAAATGA
- a CDS encoding polysaccharide deacetylase family protein, with protein MGHRIQFDRYPGGVMKALTLSYDDGVVHDRRLVEICNRYGLRGTFNLNSGTLGSPGRIGPREVAELYAGHEVAVHTVTHPTLPYVPNELLTEEIMEDRKALEKLVGYPVRGMAYPNGGYDRALSTKLAWLGIDYARTVESHGRYTLPDRPLEWHPTCHHNDDLAVHAERFIQHSKTGTPLLLYVWGHSYEFNDNDNWEIIEQFGEQIGGRNDIWYATNIEVIAYWKAVQRLECSADRSIIHNPSAIPVWFTADQEVVNVQGGETLRLSERIKV; from the coding sequence ATGGGACATCGTATTCAGTTTGACCGCTATCCAGGTGGTGTAATGAAAGCGCTGACGCTCAGCTATGACGACGGAGTCGTGCATGATCGCAGACTGGTGGAAATCTGTAATCGGTATGGCCTGCGGGGAACCTTTAACCTGAACTCGGGTACGCTAGGCAGTCCAGGACGTATTGGTCCGAGAGAAGTTGCAGAACTGTACGCCGGACATGAAGTAGCCGTGCATACGGTTACTCATCCTACGCTGCCTTATGTTCCGAATGAATTATTGACCGAAGAGATTATGGAGGACCGTAAAGCGCTGGAGAAACTAGTCGGTTATCCGGTACGAGGCATGGCTTATCCCAATGGAGGGTATGACCGTGCATTAAGTACGAAGCTCGCGTGGCTTGGCATTGATTATGCCCGTACCGTTGAATCTCATGGCAGATATACGTTGCCAGACCGACCTCTTGAATGGCACCCGACCTGTCATCATAACGATGATCTGGCGGTACATGCTGAACGTTTTATCCAACATTCCAAAACAGGTACGCCACTATTACTCTACGTCTGGGGTCACAGTTACGAGTTCAATGACAACGACAATTGGGAGATCATTGAACAATTTGGTGAGCAGATTGGAGGCCGGAATGATATCTGGTATGCGACGAACATCGAAGTGATTGCCTATTGGAAAGCGGTGCAACGACTGGAGTGTTCGGCAGATCGATCCATCATCCATAATCCGTCTGCCATTCCGGTGTGGTTCACGGCAGATCAGGAGGTTGTTAACGTGCAGGGCGGAGAGACATTGCGGCTAAGCGAACGAATCAAGGTATAA